Genomic DNA from Erythrobacter aureus:
GCCAAGCGCTGGGTAACGGGGTTCGACCCCGAGCTGGAAGTGAGCATCAGCGATCGCCGGATCACGACCGACAATGCGCACGACCTGGTCGTCGGGGCGGACCTCGTGCTCGACGGGACCGATAATTTCGCCACCCGTCTCGCCGTCTCCGACGCCTGCGTCGCGGAACGTGTGCCGCTGCTTTCCGCCGCCGTGGGGCGTTTTCAGGGGCAGGTCGGCGCCTTTGTCGGCCATCTGGCAGGCGAGGCGTGCTATCGCTGCTTTGTCGGCGACGCCTTCGATGCGGAAGATTGCGACACCTGTGCCGAAGATGGGATGCTGGGCGCCATGGCCGGATGGGTCGCCACCTTCGCGGCGATGCAGGCGGTACGCATTCTGCTCGATGGGGTCAGCGCGCTTGGCGAAGGCGACTGGGGGCGCGTTCACCTCCTCGAAGGCCTTAAACCCGGCATGCGGAGTTTTACCATTGCGAAGGACCCAGCCTGTACGGGCTGCGGCTCAGCCGGCTAACAGCTCATCGACCCATTGCGGCACGATCCGGGTTGCCGGGCCATGGCGCGATTCGTGGAACCAGCGCGACCCCATGCTGGCTTCGAGATTGAGCTCGAGCGTCCGGACACGCATGGCGCGGGCATCCTGCACGAAGCCGGCCGCGGGATAAACCGCCCCGCTGGTGCCGATGCTCACGAACAGATCGGCCTGCCGCAAGGCGGCCTGGATGCGCCCCATTCCATAGGGCATTTCTCCGAACCAGACGACATCGGGGCGAAGGCTGCGCGCGCCGCAGGCAGGACAAGCAGGCCGATCGATCATCGGCCCGGTCCAGGGCAGGCGCCTGTCGCAGGCCGTACACCACGCCTGGAGATGCGTACCGTGCATATGCACCACCCGGCCGGCCCCGGCGCGTTCGTGCAGATCGTCGACATTCTGCGTGACGATCAGCAGTTCGCCATCCCATTCGGCATCGAGCCGTGCCAGCGCGTCATGCGCGGCGTTGGGTTGCTTGGTCTGGATCGCCTCGCGCCGCATGTCGTAAAAGCGCAGCACCAAGTCGGGATCGCGCGCAAAGCCTTCGGGCGTGGCCACATCCTCGACCTTGTGCTGTTCCCACAACCCGCCCGCATCGCGGAACGTGTCGATTCCGCTCTCTGCCGAGACACCGGCGCCGGTAAGGATGACGATATTGCGAATGTCTGTCATGGAACGCCCATCTGACGGACAGGGTGGCAAGGTCAACAGTGATACAACCTAAGGGCAAATCCGCCTACCGCGCCGACATCGACGGGTTGCGCGCGCTCGCCGTGCTCCCGGTAGTGCTCTATCACGCGGGTATTGCGGGTTTTTCGGGCGGTTTCGTCGGGGTCGACATCTTTTTCGTCATCTCCGGCTTCCTGATTGCGGGGATCATCGCGCGCGAGGTGGACGAAGGGCGGTTCTCGCTCTGGCACTTCTACGAGCGCCGGGCGCGCCGCATTCTCCCCGCGCTGTTCGCGCTCGTCCTGTTCGTGCTGGCGGCCGCCTCGGCCCTGTTCCTGCCGGGCGATTTCGAGGATGTGCCGAAATCGGCCCTCGCTGCGCTGTTCTTCCTCGGCAATCTCTGGTTCTTCAGCCAGACAGGCTATTTTCAGGGCGCGGCGGAGACCATGCCCTTGCTGCACACCTGGTCATTGGGCGTGGAAGAACAGTTCTACATCTTCTTCCCCCTGGGGCTGGTCCTGATCGCGGCGGTGGTTCCGCGGTGGCGCATTGCCATGGTGTGGTTGGCGGCGATGGCGAGTTTCGGATGGGCCTTGGTCACACAAGCCGATCCCGACGGCTTCGCCTTCTACATGCTGCCGCCGCGAGGCTGGGAGCTGCTTGCCGGTTCCCTGCTGGCACTCGGGGCCTTTCCGCCGGTCGCATCCCGGCCCTTGCGAGAGGGGCTCGCCTGGGCCGGGATCGCGCTCATCGTCTTTGCCGTCTTCACGTACGACAGCACCACTATCTTCCCTGGCCTCACCGCCGTCCCGCCGGTTCTGGGCGCTGCCCTGCTGATCCATTGCGCGCCGGGTACCAGCGCGGGGCGTGCGCTGGCCTGGAGGCCGGCAGTCTGGATCGGCCTGATGAGCTACTCGCTTTACCTGTGGCACTGGCCCCTGATCGTTTTCACCGAATATGCGCAGGGGTCGGCGCTTTCCCCCTGGCAATCGGTGCTCGTCATCGCGGTGTCGATCCTGGTGTCCTGGGCAAGCCTCAAATGGATCGAAACGCCCTGGCGCGATGGCCAGCGCCATTCGCGAAAAGGGATTTTCTCCATGAGCGCAGCCGGGTTTGCCGGTCTCGGCACCTTGTGCCTCGCCTTGATCGCCCAGGGGCCGTGGGCGTCGCGCTTTCCGGAAACGGTCGGCCGGATTGCCAGTGGAGCGAAGGATACCAGCCCTCTGCGCGACCAATGTCTCAAAAGCGAATACGCACCTCCCCAGGCCGCCTGCACATTGGGAGCCAATACCGCTCCGGATGCCGTGGTGTGGGGCGATAGTCACGGGGTGGAATTCGCGTGGGTACTGGGAGAACGCGCGGAGCGGGAAGATCGTGCGATCGAACAGCGTACGCTGGGCAGTTGCCCGCCGATCCCGGGCTTCGTCGACGGGAGAAACCGCGATTGCGGAACCTTCAACGATGCCGTCCTGGCCGAAATACTGACCCGCCCGGAAATCACGACCGTCTATTTCGCCGCCTTCTGGGCGGGGATCGAGAGCGGGAGAACGCAGGCCGTGGACCTGCTCGACGCCACGATATCCCGACTGCATGCCGCGGGAAAACAGGTGGTGCTGGTCGGTCCGGTTCCCGCGCAGCCATACGATGTGCCGCGCACCCTTGCCCGTTCGGCCGCCTATGGCACAGCCCTGCCCACCCCCCGCACGTTGGAAGACTATCGCAAGCGGACCGCATGGATCACACACCGCTATGATGAATGGCGGGCGCAAGGTGTCGCTATCGTCGATCCCGCCATCGCCTTGTTCGACGATGGAAACGGTCGTATCGCAATTGCGGACAGACCGCTCTATTTCGACAGCCACCATTTGACCCTTGCGGGCGCACGGCTAGTGCTCGACACAGAACCATTGCCGCACAAAGGGGGACCACATTGGCGCTGATCGGAATAGTCGGTAACGAGGGCGCGATGGGCCAGGCGCTCGCCGAGGTTATCGCGGAAAGCGGCCACACGGTGGCCGGCGGCATAGACAGGGGCGGGGACGTGGCCGGCCTTGCCGATCGAAGCAGCGCGCTGGTCGATTTTTCCGCACCCGCAGCGCTGGAGGCGAACCTTCACGCGGCGATTGGTGCGGGCATTCCCATTGTGATCGGCACGACCGGGCTGGAAGACAGGCATCACACAGCGATCGACGACGCTGCACGGGCGGTTCCGGTTTTGCAGACGGGCAATACGTCGCTTGGCGTGACCCTACTCGCCCATCTGGTGCGCGAGGCGGCATCGCGGCTGGGGCCTGACTGGGATATCGAGATCGTCGAAATGCACCATCGCCGCAAGGTCGACGCCCCAGCGGGACCGCCCTTTTGCTCGGCGAGGCAGCAGCCAAGGGGCGCGGGATCACCCTCGCCGACCATTCCGAGCGCGGGCGCGACGGGCATACCGGCGCGCGGCGGGAAGGCGCGATCGGCTTTGCCGCGCTGCGCGGGGAACGGTGGCGGGCGAACACAGCGTCGTTCTCGCCGGAGAAGAGGAGCGCATCACCCTGTCTCACAGTGCCGAGAACCGCAGCATTTTCGCGCGCGGGGCGGTGCGGGCTGCCGAGTGGCTGATCGGGCGCAGTGCCGGACGCTACACGATGGAAGAAGTCCTGGGCATCTGACACCATGACCCTGCGCGAGCGCCTTCACCAGCAATTGCATATCGGCTCGTGGCCGAACGGCAAGCTCACGGGGCTCAACATCGTGGTGGTCTGGACCATCCTTGCCGCAGTGGGCGTCAGTATCGCGGCGACCGAACCGCTAATCCGCGAGCCTTACAATCGCGAGGTGCTGATCGCCGAACTCATCTTCGGAACGATCTTCCTGCTCGAATATCTGGCGCGCATCTATGCCGCGCCGGAGCGCGAGGGGCCAGGGTCCGACTGGTCCAAGCGCTGGCGGTTCGTGATCTCGCCGATTGGGCTGGTCGATCTGCTGGTGGTAATCGTCAGCCTGGCCCCCTTCTTCATCGCCAATGCCGCTGTGCTGCGTGTGATTCGGCTGCTCAGGATCGTCTCGATCCTCAAATTCAGCCGCTTTTCCGCGGCCATGCGTGAGATTGCGGGCGCGCTGAAGGAACGCAGTTACGATTTGCTGGTCTGCGCGACCCTGGCCTTCGTGCTCGTTTTGCTGGGCGCGGCGGGGCTCTACTGGATCGAGGGGGCGATCCAGCCGCAGGCCTTCGGATCGATCCCCCGCGCCTTGTGGTGGGCGGTGATTACGCTGACCACGGTAGGCTATGGCGATGTCTACCCGATTACCCCCGCCGGACGCCTGATCGGCATGGTGGTGGCGGTGGGCGGCGTGCTGCTGGTAGCGCTGCCGACAGGGATCGTCGCGGCGGCGTTCAGCGACGCGATGCAGCGGCGCCGCGAGGCGATGCGCAAGGCCCTCGAAGAAATCGAAGGAAACAGCAATATCTAGCCCTCTTCCGTTCTTTCATATGCCAAATAGTGTGATAGGCTAGCTTTCATCATTTCCGGGGGGGGAAATACCAGTGAAGAGAGCGATTCTCATTCTATCGGCAATATCCGTGTCGGGCTGTTCGACACTCCAGGGGCGGCCGACGCCGGTTCTTGATATGAACAGCCTCCAATCTACGGCGCAAACCACCTATTCGCCCGACAAGGCGATTAAGAAATACGCCCTGCTGTCCAAGGATCGCAAGCGGTCGTTTCGCGACGAGGTGCTGTTCACCTATCTGGCGGCGATCGATGCGAAATATCGCAATTTCGTGATCGGGCTCACCAGCCAGAACAAGTCGGGCAATGCCCTCGCCTCGTTGTTCGGCCTGTATACCAGCGCCCTGGCTTCCGTGTCGTCGGGCAATCTGGCAACGGCATTCTCGACCAGTTCGACCTTTTTCCAGGGGGCGCAGGGCGCGTTGAACAAGGATCTCTTCTATGAGCAGACATTGCCCGCACTCATCAATCTGATGGAGGCGGAGCGCACACGGGTACGGACCGACATCCTGCGCAAGCTGACGGCCGACCGGACTGCCGACCATGCCATAACCTACGGACTTCCCGAAGCGTTCATGGATATCGGCCGGTATGAGGATGCGGCCTCGGTTGAAAAAGCCGTCGCGACCCTGGCAAAACAAGCCGCCCAGGATTTGGCGGCGGCCGAAAAAGAGGAAGAGGATGCAGAGCAACTCAGGAGCGGGCTAATCGATAAAGCCGAAAACTCCACAATCGATGACCCGGTTCCGCTGGATGGGACAGAGGTCGAGACCGATCCTACTCCCCCCGTGCCAGATCCCGAGGCGCAGTGACCAAAGACCAGATTTTCGAGTTTTTCCGGCGGCTGGCGGAGGACAATCCCTCGCCCGAGACCGAGCTGGAATATGGCAATTGCTACCAGCTCGTGGTGGCCGTGGCGCTCTCGGCGCAGGCGACCGATGTCGGCGTGAACAAGGCCACGCGCGCGCTGTTCCGCGAGGTCGAGACGCCGCAAGGAATGCTGGAATTGGGTGAAGAGGGGCTCAAGAAGCACATCAAGACGATCGGCCTGTTCAACTCCAAGGCCAAGAACGTGATCGCGCTGAGCCAGTTGCTGGTCGACGAATATGGCGGCGAAGTTCCCGACACGCGCGAGGATCTGGTCCGCCTGCCCGGCGTGGGCCGCAAGACCGCCAATGTCGTGCTCAATTGCTGGTTCGGGCAGGAGACCTTCGCGGTCGACACGCATATCCTGCGCGTGGGAAATCGCACCGGCCTCGCCAAGGGCAAGACGCCCGAGCAGGTCGAGGCCAAGCTCGAAAAGCGCGTGCCGCAGCCCTTCCGCCTCGGCGCGCATCACTGGCTGATCCTGCACGGGCGGTACGTGTGCAAAGCGCGTACGCCCGAGTGCTGGCGGTGCCCGGTGGTGGATTTGTGCAGCTACCGGAAGAAGGTGCTGGAGAAGCCGAAGGGGCGTTAGTCGAGCTTTGCGACAATGTCTGAGATAGCTGGGTTGGTGTAGAGTACGATTGGATCAGCATCACCGTCCTTGGGCCGTCGGAATTCTCCCGCGTCGAATGCCTCATATACCTCCCAGAACAGTGGAGGCCACTCCCCGTCCGCCACCTGCTGATGCCGTGTTATCAAAATCCCTTCGAGGTCATTTGCTAGTGAGTCGCCGAATTTGTAGCTCACCGCCCCGTTATCATATTTCCGGGCAAGTTCTGCGCCAACTATATCGAGGGCTTTTAGCCACGTAGTCCCTAACTCAGTGGCCCACCGGTCGAGATCGTGATCATTGGCAAACGTATATCCCTCTTCGTCACAACGCGCCGCGAGTTCTTTGAAAATGCCAGCAAGAATCTGCGTAGCTTGAGCGGTCATACGGACGACACCTTAAACATCGTCCGCCGACACCATCTCTCTGGTATCGATCTCGCCCGTCATCACCGCCACCGTCGTCGCCACGGCGGCATCGCCGCTGACATTGGTGGTTGTGCGCATCATGTCCATGATCCGGTCCACACCGGCAACAAAGGCGATCGTTTCCAGCGGCACGCCGACCGCGCCGAACACCAGCGCCATCATGATGAGGCCCGCGCCCGGAATGCCCGCCGCGCCGACCGCGCCCAGTGTGGCGAGGATCGAGATGAGGAAATAGTCGCCCATCGACAGGTCGACCCCGAAGATCTGCGCGCCGAACAGCGTGGCAAGGCCGAGATACATCGCCGTGCCGTTCATGTTGATCGTCGCCCCCAGCGCGATGACGAAGCTCGCCACCGAGTTCGACACGCCGAGATTGCGTTCCGCGCAGCGCAACGTCACCGGCAGCGTCGCATTGGAGCTGGCGGTCGAATAGCTCACCGCCATCGCATCCACGATGCCGCGGAAGAAATCGCGCACCGGCAGGCGCGCCAGGAACTTTATCATGCTGCCATAGATCAGCACGATGATCAGCAGGCAGCCGAGGTAATTGAGGCCGACCAGCTTGGCGAGGCTTACCAGCGCATCCATGCCCAGCGTCCCCGCCACCCAGGCCATCAGCGCGAAGACGCCGAAAGGCGTGAGTTCCATCACCAGCATGGTGACTTTCTGCATGATGACCGCGCCGCTATCGAACACCTTCTGAACCGGCTCGCCGTCCTTGCCCGCCATCAATATGCCGATCCCGATGAGGAGCGAGAAAACGATCAGCGGGAGCACTGCCACATCCGCCATCACCTGCACCGGGCTTTCGGGCACGATGGACAGGATCATGTCGACCGCGGTGGTCTCCTGCGGTTCGGGGGTCGCGCCCTTCTGGATCGCGCTGGTATCGACGCCCGCACCCGGCGCGACGAAAGTGCCGAGCCCCAGCCCCAACCATACCGCGATCTGCCCGGTAACGATGAACAGCAGCATCGCCCTGCCCCGACCGCGCCCAGCTTGCGCAGATCGCCGATGGCGGCAACGCCCGCGACCAGGCTGAAGAAGATCAGCGGCACCACCAGCATCTTGATCGACTTGATGAAGAAATCGCCGATCCACTTGATGCTTTCCGCTTCCGGCCCCAGGCCCAGCCGGTGAGCACACCGAGGATGAGCGCGGTCAGCACGCGCTGCCACAGCGGAATTTCGAACCAGGTCTTCAGCATGCGGTGTCCTCTCCCATCGTTGCGGACAGGGCTACGCAATGAGGCGGTTGAAGGAAAGCTCCAACTCAGCCTCCCCCACAGCCGTCACCCCGGCCCCGAGCCGGGGTCCCGCATCTTTTTGAATTCGGGTCCAAGTCGCAAGTCAGCACGACCCCGGATCAAGTCCGGGGTGACGTGGAATTATACGGCGAGGGCGGCACGGGCCACGCGCGCATAGATGCGGCTCAACACTTCGAGGTCTTCCACAGCCACCGCCTCGTCGCGCTTATGCATGGTTGCGTTGCACAGGCCGAATTCGATCACCGGGCAGACGGCGCGCAGGAAGCGCGCATCGGAGGTGCCGCCGGTGGTCGAGGGCTCGGGATCGATCCCCGTCTCGGCCTTTACGGCTGCGGCGATGATGTCGGAGAATTCGCCCGGCGGGGTGAGGAAAGGCTCACCCGAAATGATCGGCTTGGCGACGCCCCCATGCTTCTCTGCGATCGCGCCCACCTTTTCCGACAACGACGCGCCCGAATGCCGGTCGTTGAAGCGGATCGATATCCGCGCCTCGGCCTTCGCGGGGATGACGTTGTGCGCCATGTTGCCCACTTCCAGATCGGTGATCTCGAGGTTGGAAGGCTGGAACCAGTCGGTCCCCTCGTCGAGCACCAATGCGTCCAGTTCGGCCAGCATGGCGACCAGCTTGGGAATCGGATTTTCCGCCAGGTGCGGATAGGCGACATGGCCCTGCGTGCCCTCGACCTCGAGCCAGATATTGACCGAGCCGCGCCGCCCGATCTTCATCATGTCGCCGAGCCGGTTCACCGAGGTCGGTTCGCCGACCAGGCACAAATCGGGCTGGTGGCCGTGTTCGCGCATGAAATCGATCAGCGCGCGCGTGCCGTGCAGCGCGGGGCCTTCCTCGTCGCCGGTGATGATGAAGCTGATCGTCCCGGCATCGGCAGGTACCTTCGCCACCGCATCGACCATGCAGGCGATCGATCCCTTCATGTCGACCGCGCCGCGTCCGTAAAGCAGTTCGCCGCGCTGTTCCGGCTCGAAGGGCTCGCTCGCCCATCCGCTGCCCGGAGGGACGACATCGACGTGGCCGGCAAAGGCGAAATGCTTCGAACCGGGGGGACCGCGGCGGATCGCGAAGAGATTCTCGACCGCTTCTTCGGGCGAACCTTCCTCGCCCTCACCACGTTTGAACCGCGTCACCTCGAAGCCAAGCGGAGCGAGCATCGCCTCCATCGCATCGAATACCGGGCCTGTTGCCGGGGTAACGCTGGGCGCGGCGATCAGCCGCTTGGCGAGGTCGAGAACTTCGGTCATCCTTGTCCCGCTAGCAGGAGTGCACGACAATGCCCAAGCTCGATCTCGATGCCATCCCCCAAACCAATGCCACGGGGTATCCCGCGCCCTTCGACGCCGATGTCGCGGGCCGCTGGTATCGCCGTCTCGCACCCGTTGCCGGCCTGACGCGGATGGGGGCGAGCCATGTCGTGCTCAAGCCGGGCGCCTATTCCTCGCAGCGACACTGGCACCGCCTCGAAGACGAGCTGCTGGTGATGATCGCAGGCGAGGCAATACTGATCGAGAACGAGGGCGAGGCCATTGTGCGTCCCGGCGATGTGCTCGCCTGGGCGGCGGGGGTCGAGAACGGCCACCGGCTTCACAACCGGTCGGACGCGGACTGCATCTTCGTGGCGGTCAGCGCGGGCGACAAGGACCGCGATTCGGGCGAATATCCCGATATCGACATGGTCTTCGATCCCGACGGTTACGCGCGCAAGGATGGCACGCGTTACCCGACCAAGCGTATCCCCTGAGATCGCTAGTCGCCTCCGCGCGGTGGGGCGCGGAAAGGGCGAACGCCGCCCTCCGATGCCGGGGCGGAACCCAGCGCCTGGTCGAGCAAATCGGCCATGCGCAGTCCGGCCTGCTGCACGCGGCGGCGCAGCGCGGGCAGTTGCGCCACGATGTCTTCCTGCGTCAGCGCGGTCTTGCCGGGCAGGTCCCCCGCGCACGGATCGTCCGTATCGAAGGCGGTGGGGTAGACCAGCTCGCGCGCGAGCTGCCAGCTTTCACGTCCCCAGTCGGCGGGGGTGCCGCCCGCCAGCGCGGCGCGTTCGGCCCTGTCGTAGCGGCGCACCATCGCCGACTGCGCGGAGGTTATCGCGCGTTCGGCCATCGGGCCGTCCCAGATCCAGTGCAGGTTGAGCGAGGGCACGATGCCGTAATCGGTCTCGCGGTCGTTGCCGCCGCGATCGTCCTTGTCGCCCGAATGCAGCGGCATGTGGATGTCGCCGGTGAAATGGACCAGCCACGCCAGCGCCTCGAGCCGCACATTGTCGGGCAGGTTGCGCCGCGAAAGCACGGTCATCGCGCGCTCGATCTGACCGTTGACGCAGGCCCCGCCAGGGCAATTGGCGAAGGCGGAATACTCCTCGCAGATCGGCGCGGTCTTGTAGTGCCACTGCGCGGTATAGCCCCAGCGGTCGCGATCGCGGCGTACGCAATCGGCCCAGACCGAAGCGTCGGCAAGGCTGTGGAGAGCGCAATCGGGTGTGCCCAGCAGCGGGGCCGCCTCGAGCAATCGCGCGATCTCGGCGCGCGTTTCGGGGCGCACGTTCTCCAGCGCGATATCGGCGGTCACCGTATGCGCAAAAAAGCCCCAGGCCTGCGCCTGAACCGGAACCATCAGCGCGGCCAGAGCCGCGAGTGCGCTCAGGCAATGGTTTCGTATTGTTCGATGACCCATTCTTCGCTTTCCGATGCGGTGATCCAGGCTTCCATCCACTCATGCTCCCACACGGCCTGCATATAGGCGGCGGCGAAACCGGGGACCGGGATCTGGTAGCTGATGAACCGTGACACTACCGGGGCGAAATAGACATCCGCCGCACCGAACGTGCCGAACAGGAACGGCCCGCCATTGCCGAAGCGGCTGCGCGCTTCCGCCCACAGGCCGAGAATGCGCAATATGTCGGCTTTGCAGGCTTCGCTCGGCTCGAACCCGTCGAAGCGTTTGCGTACATTCATCGGGCATTCGCTGCGCAGGGCGGCATAAGAGGAGTGCATTTCCGCGACCATGGATCGTGCCATGCCGCGCGCGACATCGTCCTTGGGCCAGAAGCGATCGCGCCCCACCTTGTCGGCGAGATATTCGAGGATGGCGAGGCTGTCCCACACCACTGCTTCGTCGTCCCACAGGATCGGGACCTTGCCGCTCGAGGGCTGTGTGCCGCCATCACCCGATTTCATGGCGTCCCACATCTCGCCGAACATGGGGACGGTGATTTCCTCGAAGGACAGGCCCGACTGCTTGGCCGCCAGCCAGCCGCGCAGGCTCCAGCTCGAATAGTTCTTGTTACCGACGATCAGTTTCATGCGTGTATCCCACCTTGCGTGGCGCGGCGGTAAAGGTTCAGCTTGGCAGTGTCGAGGCTGAACAGGCAGGGTGACAGTAGGTGACACCCCTGTCCGGTAAATCCTACATGTTATACGTTTGTTTTATCTGCATATTTTGCGAGCAGGGTGACACGTTGGGCCAGTTTTGCGTCGCGCCGTGCGGTGCCGATTGGCGAGCGGGCTGGCGGATGGACTGTTCCATGCCGACCGCCGTGTAGGAAAGCGAAAACCTCTATCGACCTTCCCGCGCAGGCGGATATCCGGATAAGGTCTGCGGCAAGCGAATTGGTTTCCAATCGGCGCAGGGTATGCCAGCAAGCGTCCTTATCCAGACCCCTGCCCGCCGCAACGCCGAGGGAGTAGAAATGCCGCTTCGACCCTTCCACCTCGCCTTTCCCGTCGACGACCTTGCCGCCGCCCGCCGCTTCTACGGCGAGACGATGGGCTGCGCGGAGGGGCGCTCATCGGAGGAATGGATCGATTTCGACTTTTACGGCCACCAGATCGTCGCGCATCTGGCCAAGGGTCAGGCAGGAGACCGGGCCAGCAACCATGTCGATGGCCACGGCGTCCCG
This window encodes:
- a CDS encoding HesA/MoeB/ThiF family protein produces the protein MTLPPPLDNARLDRFARHIVLPEIGGAGQVALAGRHLVLVGLGGIGSPALQYLAGAGIGKLTLVDDDRVDVSNLQRQTLFNTRDIGHGKAVVAKRWVTGFDPELEVSISDRRITTDNAHDLVVGADLVLDGTDNFATRLAVSDACVAERVPLLSAAVGRFQGQVGAFVGHLAGEACYRCFVGDAFDAEDCDTCAEDGMLGAMAGWVATFAAMQAVRILLDGVSALGEGDWGRVHLLEGLKPGMRSFTIAKDPACTGCGSAG
- a CDS encoding NAD-dependent deacylase, encoding MTDIRNIVILTGAGVSAESGIDTFRDAGGLWEQHKVEDVATPEGFARDPDLVLRFYDMRREAIQTKQPNAAHDALARLDAEWDGELLIVTQNVDDLHERAGAGRVVHMHGTHLQAWCTACDRRLPWTGPMIDRPACPACGARSLRPDVVWFGEMPYGMGRIQAALRQADLFVSIGTSGAVYPAAGFVQDARAMRVRTLELNLEASMGSRWFHESRHGPATRIVPQWVDELLAG
- a CDS encoding acyltransferase family protein, whose protein sequence is MIQPKGKSAYRADIDGLRALAVLPVVLYHAGIAGFSGGFVGVDIFFVISGFLIAGIIAREVDEGRFSLWHFYERRARRILPALFALVLFVLAAASALFLPGDFEDVPKSALAALFFLGNLWFFSQTGYFQGAAETMPLLHTWSLGVEEQFYIFFPLGLVLIAAVVPRWRIAMVWLAAMASFGWALVTQADPDGFAFYMLPPRGWELLAGSLLALGAFPPVASRPLREGLAWAGIALIVFAVFTYDSTTIFPGLTAVPPVLGAALLIHCAPGTSAGRALAWRPAVWIGLMSYSLYLWHWPLIVFTEYAQGSALSPWQSVLVIAVSILVSWASLKWIETPWRDGQRHSRKGIFSMSAAGFAGLGTLCLALIAQGPWASRFPETVGRIASGAKDTSPLRDQCLKSEYAPPQAACTLGANTAPDAVVWGDSHGVEFAWVLGERAEREDRAIEQRTLGSCPPIPGFVDGRNRDCGTFNDAVLAEILTRPEITTVYFAAFWAGIESGRTQAVDLLDATISRLHAAGKQVVLVGPVPAQPYDVPRTLARSAAYGTALPTPRTLEDYRKRTAWITHRYDEWRAQGVAIVDPAIALFDDGNGRIAIADRPLYFDSHHLTLAGARLVLDTEPLPHKGGPHWR
- a CDS encoding ion transporter; translated protein: MTLRERLHQQLHIGSWPNGKLTGLNIVVVWTILAAVGVSIAATEPLIREPYNREVLIAELIFGTIFLLEYLARIYAAPEREGPGSDWSKRWRFVISPIGLVDLLVVIVSLAPFFIANAAVLRVIRLLRIVSILKFSRFSAAMREIAGALKERSYDLLVCATLAFVLVLLGAAGLYWIEGAIQPQAFGSIPRALWWAVITLTTVGYGDVYPITPAGRLIGMVVAVGGVLLVALPTGIVAAAFSDAMQRRREAMRKALEEIEGNSNI
- the nth gene encoding endonuclease III, producing the protein MTKDQIFEFFRRLAEDNPSPETELEYGNCYQLVVAVALSAQATDVGVNKATRALFREVETPQGMLELGEEGLKKHIKTIGLFNSKAKNVIALSQLLVDEYGGEVPDTREDLVRLPGVGRKTANVVLNCWFGQETFAVDTHILRVGNRTGLAKGKTPEQVEAKLEKRVPQPFRLGAHHWLILHGRYVCKARTPECWRCPVVDLCSYRKKVLEKPKGR
- the dapE gene encoding succinyl-diaminopimelate desuccinylase, producing the protein MTEVLDLAKRLIAAPSVTPATGPVFDAMEAMLAPLGFEVTRFKRGEGEEGSPEEAVENLFAIRRGPPGSKHFAFAGHVDVVPPGSGWASEPFEPEQRGELLYGRGAVDMKGSIACMVDAVAKVPADAGTISFIITGDEEGPALHGTRALIDFMREHGHQPDLCLVGEPTSVNRLGDMMKIGRRGSVNIWLEVEGTQGHVAYPHLAENPIPKLVAMLAELDALVLDEGTDWFQPSNLEITDLEVGNMAHNVIPAKAEARISIRFNDRHSGASLSEKVGAIAEKHGGVAKPIISGEPFLTPPGEFSDIIAAAVKAETGIDPEPSTTGGTSDARFLRAVCPVIEFGLCNATMHKRDEAVAVEDLEVLSRIYARVARAALAV
- a CDS encoding cupin domain-containing protein, with translation MPKLDLDAIPQTNATGYPAPFDADVAGRWYRRLAPVAGLTRMGASHVVLKPGAYSSQRHWHRLEDELLVMIAGEAILIENEGEAIVRPGDVLAWAAGVENGHRLHNRSDADCIFVAVSAGDKDRDSGEYPDIDMVFDPDGYARKDGTRYPTKRIP
- a CDS encoding S1/P1 nuclease, encoding MGHRTIRNHCLSALAALAALMVPVQAQAWGFFAHTVTADIALENVRPETRAEIARLLEAAPLLGTPDCALHSLADASVWADCVRRDRDRWGYTAQWHYKTAPICEEYSAFANCPGGACVNGQIERAMTVLSRRNLPDNVRLEALAWLVHFTGDIHMPLHSGDKDDRGGNDRETDYGIVPSLNLHWIWDGPMAERAITSAQSAMVRRYDRAERAALAGGTPADWGRESWQLARELVYPTAFDTDDPCAGDLPGKTALTQEDIVAQLPALRRRVQQAGLRMADLLDQALGSAPASEGGVRPFRAPPRGGD
- a CDS encoding glutathione S-transferase family protein; amino-acid sequence: MKLIVGNKNYSSWSLRGWLAAKQSGLSFEEITVPMFGEMWDAMKSGDGGTQPSSGKVPILWDDEAVVWDSLAILEYLADKVGRDRFWPKDDVARGMARSMVAEMHSSYAALRSECPMNVRKRFDGFEPSEACKADILRILGLWAEARSRFGNGGPFLFGTFGAADVYFAPVVSRFISYQIPVPGFAAAYMQAVWEHEWMEAWITASESEEWVIEQYETIA
- a CDS encoding VOC family protein, producing MPLRPFHLAFPVDDLAAARRFYGETMGCAEGRSSEEWIDFDFYGHQIVAHLAKGQAGDRASNHVDGHGVPVPHFGIVLTMADWQALADRLTAAGVDFAIAPTIRFKDQPGEQATMFFRDPSGNALEMKAFADDAMLFAS